One window of the Natrinema sp. CBA1119 genome contains the following:
- a CDS encoding ATP-binding protein yields MSDGGTQRQILVGETADGANLKLPVVELLTGRGFVTGKSGSGKSNTASVIAEELLEAGYPLLIVDTDGEYYGLKEEYEMLHAGADEECDIQIGPEHAEQMATIALEENVPVILDVSGYLDESVADELLREVARQLFVKEKKMKKPFLLVVEEVHEYIPEGGGVGETGNLLIKISKRGRKHGLGILGISQRPADVKKDFITQANWLVWHRLTWDNDTKVVGRIIDTEYSELVADLDDGQAFVQTDWTEADVRKVQFRRKRTFDAGATPGLEDFERPELKSVSDTLVGDLQDISERKDREQDRINELENVLEKKEKRIETLEDELSSARDVSSAARQMADALQNTDTVQSELPGSSDDLRRLHEEIAELETERDELREALDARNDRIEGLETELAAREDELATLRTDNEQLREVVRDLEREGADGNGTAKSGAGDESPILQAGGDDIEFGYTPVDADGGSDGESGSDAAAIDDPTLVVADEERELAELLEIPWVRDRVTRACEGSRCSVGAAREILAVFAKDGPLEAESIAARVNRSTVAVQSLLSELRTGGILERTEERTYALSEDVRAELAPSAADE; encoded by the coding sequence GTGAGCGACGGAGGGACACAGCGCCAGATTCTCGTCGGCGAAACGGCCGACGGCGCGAACCTGAAACTGCCGGTCGTGGAACTGCTGACCGGCCGCGGGTTCGTGACGGGGAAATCAGGCTCCGGGAAATCGAACACCGCGTCGGTCATCGCCGAGGAACTGCTCGAGGCGGGCTATCCCCTCCTCATCGTCGACACCGACGGGGAGTACTACGGGCTCAAAGAGGAGTACGAGATGCTCCACGCGGGAGCCGACGAGGAGTGCGACATCCAGATCGGGCCGGAACACGCCGAACAGATGGCGACCATCGCCCTCGAGGAGAACGTCCCCGTCATCCTCGACGTCTCTGGCTATCTCGACGAGAGCGTGGCCGACGAGTTGCTCCGAGAGGTCGCCCGCCAGCTGTTCGTCAAGGAGAAGAAGATGAAGAAGCCGTTCTTGCTGGTGGTCGAGGAGGTCCACGAGTACATTCCGGAGGGCGGCGGCGTCGGCGAGACGGGGAACCTGTTGATCAAGATCAGCAAGCGCGGCCGGAAACACGGCCTCGGAATCCTGGGGATCAGCCAGCGACCCGCCGACGTCAAGAAGGACTTCATTACGCAGGCGAACTGGCTCGTCTGGCACCGGCTAACCTGGGACAACGACACCAAGGTCGTCGGCCGCATCATCGACACCGAGTACTCGGAGCTCGTCGCCGACCTCGACGACGGGCAGGCGTTCGTGCAGACCGACTGGACCGAGGCCGACGTCCGAAAGGTCCAGTTCCGCCGCAAGCGGACCTTCGACGCCGGCGCGACGCCCGGTCTCGAGGACTTCGAGCGCCCCGAACTCAAGTCCGTCTCGGACACGCTGGTCGGCGACCTCCAGGACATCTCCGAGCGCAAGGACCGCGAGCAAGACCGGATCAACGAACTCGAGAACGTACTCGAGAAAAAGGAGAAACGGATCGAGACCCTCGAGGACGAGTTATCCTCGGCGCGGGACGTCTCGAGTGCGGCCAGACAGATGGCCGACGCGTTACAGAACACGGACACGGTCCAGTCGGAGCTCCCTGGCTCGAGCGACGACCTCCGCCGGCTCCACGAGGAGATCGCCGAACTCGAGACCGAACGCGACGAGCTTCGGGAGGCGCTCGACGCGCGCAACGACCGGATCGAGGGCCTCGAGACCGAGCTCGCGGCTCGCGAGGACGAACTGGCAACGCTTCGCACGGACAACGAACAGTTACGCGAGGTCGTTCGCGACCTCGAGCGCGAGGGCGCCGACGGAAACGGGACCGCCAAGAGCGGGGCCGGCGACGAGTCACCCATTCTGCAGGCCGGCGGCGACGACATCGAATTCGGCTACACGCCCGTCGACGCGGACGGCGGTTCGGACGGCGAGAGCGGGTCGGACGCGGCTGCGATCGACGATCCGACGCTCGTCGTCGCCGACGAGGAACGCGAACTCGCGGAGCTGCTCGAGATCCCGTGGGTCCGCGACCGAGTCACTCGAGCGTGCGAGGGATCGCGGTGCTCGGTCGGTGCGGCCCGGGAGATTCTGGCCGTATTCGCCAAGGACGGTCCGCTCGAGGCGGAGTCGATCGCGGCTCGGGTGAACCGGTCGACGGTCGCGGTGCAGAGTCTCCTCTCGGAGCTGCGGACGGGCGGGATACTCGAGCGCACCGAAGAACGGACGTACGCGCTGTCCGAGGACGTCCGTGCGGAACTGGCTCCCTCGGCCGCCGACGAGTGA
- a CDS encoding DEAD/DEAH box helicase, with protein MTDERSSPPSDEQRSDPHDSSDGETADADATSDENDADATDDADEFTIADFHDASQQEGRPVLTAAAVSRALEIPHEEANERLEALAENGDVERHAVSTDPVVWYPTELEDLTDRERVVVFPKQREIVVDRPDQFTRAQLSQFAHLADANGEQGYRYVVRPADIWGTPHDSFEDLARTMRQALGQRSDALEEWVESQWDRAHQFRLVTHDDGYTVLEAQSPEIMGNVARQKLDEEHVHAPISETEDWVQEGSEAAIKRILYEAGYPVQDHRELASGEELPIDLGVVLRDYQQTWVDRFAEAGEGVFVGPPGSGKTVAAMGAMAHVEGETLVLVPSRDLAQQWADAIEEYTSLEPHQIGQYHGGRKEVRPVTIATYQIAGMDRHRSLFDDREWGLVIFDECQHVPSDVYRRSTHLQSKHRLGLSASPIREDDRQTEIFTLVGPPIGTDWEALFEAGFVAEPELEIRYVPWGDDEQANAYGSAEGREKYRIAAENRGKIDEVRYLLSAHPDAKAIVFVDYLDQGRELSEALEVPFLSGETPHHERRRLLEEFRRNERDLLLISRVGDEGIDLPTADLAIVASGLGGSRRQGTQRAGRTMRPAGGALVYVLATRGTREEDFARKQLQHLGRKGITVREQAVERGED; from the coding sequence GTGACCGACGAACGTTCTTCGCCGCCCTCCGACGAACAGCGAAGCGATCCCCACGACTCGAGCGACGGGGAGACGGCCGACGCCGACGCGACTTCGGACGAGAACGACGCCGACGCGACCGACGACGCCGACGAGTTCACCATCGCCGACTTCCACGACGCCAGCCAGCAGGAGGGACGGCCCGTTCTCACCGCCGCGGCCGTCTCTCGAGCGCTCGAGATCCCCCACGAGGAAGCGAACGAGCGACTCGAGGCGCTCGCCGAAAACGGCGACGTCGAGCGCCACGCCGTCTCGACGGATCCCGTCGTCTGGTACCCGACCGAACTCGAGGACCTGACGGATCGAGAACGGGTGGTCGTCTTTCCGAAACAGCGGGAGATCGTCGTCGATCGGCCCGACCAGTTCACGCGCGCGCAACTATCGCAGTTCGCTCACCTCGCGGATGCGAACGGCGAACAGGGCTACCGCTACGTCGTTCGGCCGGCCGATATCTGGGGTACGCCCCACGACTCCTTCGAGGACCTCGCGCGGACGATGCGACAGGCGCTGGGCCAGCGGTCGGATGCACTCGAGGAGTGGGTCGAGAGTCAGTGGGACCGCGCCCACCAGTTCCGGCTGGTGACCCACGATGACGGGTATACGGTTCTCGAGGCACAGAGTCCCGAAATCATGGGCAACGTCGCCCGGCAGAAGCTCGACGAGGAACACGTCCACGCGCCGATTTCCGAGACCGAAGACTGGGTACAGGAGGGCTCTGAGGCCGCGATCAAGCGCATCCTCTACGAAGCTGGGTATCCGGTCCAGGACCACCGCGAACTGGCCTCCGGCGAGGAGTTGCCGATCGATCTGGGGGTGGTACTGCGGGACTACCAGCAGACGTGGGTCGATCGCTTCGCGGAGGCGGGTGAGGGCGTCTTCGTCGGCCCGCCGGGCAGCGGGAAGACGGTGGCCGCGATGGGCGCGATGGCCCACGTCGAGGGCGAGACGCTCGTCCTGGTCCCGAGCCGCGACCTCGCACAGCAGTGGGCCGACGCGATCGAGGAGTACACCTCGCTCGAGCCCCATCAGATCGGCCAGTACCACGGCGGCCGGAAGGAAGTGCGGCCGGTGACCATCGCCACCTACCAGATCGCGGGGATGGATCGCCACCGCTCGCTGTTCGACGACCGCGAGTGGGGGCTGGTGATCTTCGACGAGTGCCAGCACGTCCCCTCGGACGTGTACCGGCGGAGTACGCACCTACAGTCCAAGCATCGCCTGGGGCTCAGCGCCAGCCCAATCAGGGAGGACGACCGCCAGACCGAGATCTTTACCCTCGTCGGGCCGCCGATCGGCACCGACTGGGAGGCGCTGTTCGAGGCCGGCTTCGTCGCCGAACCCGAACTCGAGATCCGCTACGTGCCGTGGGGCGACGACGAACAGGCCAACGCCTACGGCTCGGCCGAGGGCCGCGAGAAGTACCGCATCGCCGCGGAAAACCGGGGCAAGATCGACGAGGTCCGGTACCTGCTGTCGGCTCACCCCGACGCGAAGGCGATCGTCTTCGTCGACTACCTCGACCAGGGCCGCGAGCTATCCGAGGCGCTCGAGGTGCCCTTCCTCAGCGGCGAAACGCCACACCACGAGCGACGGCGGCTGCTCGAGGAGTTCCGCCGGAACGAGCGCGACCTGCTGCTCATCTCGCGGGTCGGCGACGAGGGGATCGACCTGCCGACGGCGGATCTGGCGATCGTCGCCTCCGGCTTGGGCGGCTCGCGGCGACAGGGGACCCAGCGAGCCGGGCGGACGATGCGTCCCGCCGGCGGCGCGCTCGTCTACGTCCTTGCGACTCGAGGGACGCGCGAGGAGGACTTCGCCCGGAAACAGCTCCAGCATCTGGGTCGAAAGGGGATCACGGTCCGCGAGCAGGCCGTCGAGCGCGGCGAGGACTGA